TTGGACAGTTGGGTGGCTTTTTACAACTGGTTATTCTCATGCCTCTTAAAGTTCTTGCCCCCACCTAGTATGATGCCTAATTGCATATATTTTATGTCATTAAAGAATGATTGGTCAGTGGTGCTTGCCTGACATGTTACAAATGAGatttatttttcacattatttcttcttttctgtttaTGGCAGCAGACACTACATTTGACTGGATAGTCATAACTTCCCCTGAGGCGGGTTCAGTCTTTTTAGAGGCATGGAAGTaaggtttagaacttgttaacTATACTCTGGCCCACTTAGTAAAAGTATCTTTTTTCTGCAAATTTTCTAGAAGATGTGACCTGAATTTTTGTTTGTGCTTCAATTGTGTCTCCTGTCTTCTTGAGCTGCATGTCAACCTTCATTTTAGGATATGTATATTATATTTCTCAATTGAAATGTTCTATGCCTAGTTATGAATGTGGTGATTGGCTTTTTGACATAATGCTTAGGCTGTGTGGAAAATTATTTATTCCCTAGGATGCTATATGCAATTCAGCATATCATAAAATATGGTGCCTTAAAGAGATCTTAAATTAAATACtggtttccttttcttttcttcttttcatacTTGGCGAAAATGGTAAACTTGACCTTTATTTAAAACCTTAGGGCTGCTGGGACCCCAAACGTTAAGGTAGGTGTTGTGGGAGCTGGTACGGCGAGCGTTTTTGAGGAAGTAATGCAGTCCTCAAAGCAATCACTCAGCGTTGCCTTTGCACCCTCTAGAGGTACTCATTAATGTATTTATGTGCAGGCTTGCACTTAGATTTAAACTTGCCTTTTGCTACCTGCTATCAGGATCACATGATAGTCTATGTGATGAGCACTGGGGGTATTATCATTCATGAATCTCGATAATCAGCATGAATTAGACTCTTGACaatccaagattttttttagttgctTTGCTAGAAGCTAAAAAATTGAGTGAATATGTTAGAACAGTCTTGTGTTGATGGGAATGTTAGATTTTTGGATTGCAGAAATTTAGTTTATTATATTGAGGAGACATTTAGTTGGGTTTGCTTTCCTGCATTTAGGGCTGACTATTGACTCCATTTATACATGCGAACACAGACATGCATACATGCATAGATAATTATATGCAtacgtgtgtgtatatatattgtttgtttttggagCAATGTGGTGAGTTTCTTTTGAGTATGTATCATTCATTGCTACCATGGTTTATTGTTTATAGTATTTTGTTCAATGGATAATTCATTCTTCTgaaaaattatcattatttgATTCAGTTAAGCACCataatgtgaaatttttttgaattgtctCACTCCAGCAACGGGTAAGGTTCTAGCTTCGGAGCTTCCAAAGAATGGGCAAAAATGTAGAGTCCTATATCCTGCTTCTGCTAAAGCTAGCAGTGAGATTGGTATGTGATATGCTTCTTGTTATATGTTTCTTTTGGCCTTTTCAATACTGAGaatgttatttttttgatattttatgaGAATGAGACTGGTGTTGTGCTTTTCAAAATCAGTCTGATTGGCTTGGTGCAGTAATACAAGTAAAGTTTTAGGGTAGATGAGAAGTAGTATGTGATCATGTAGTTGTTGACTCAAACTAGTAGCTAGAGTTGGCTTATAATAACCACTTTAAAAGTGGCCAGCtgtggatttttttaattaacaatatACAGAAATAGGAATCAGCATTAACTAGCAGTTCCAAAATCTGCAGAATACTCCTATCAAGacataaaaaatgttaaggaATTTGATAAGAGGGATTCTGGGGACACTTCATTAACTGAGCTTCACTTTGACCAAGCAAAGTGCTTAGATCTTGAGGCTTTGTGCTTTGAGTTTTAACTCCGCATTTAACAATACTGCTATTATAATGATGTATTTCTTTGTGGGTTAATTACAAATTACCTTCCTATGGTACAGGGGGTAGTTACAAATCACTTCTGTGTGGTGAGGGGTAGCCCAAGGTTAATAGTTTAAAGTCTCAATGTTTTATAATTTAGCAGTTAGTATCATACTTTaagttgttttctttgtttttatatttaaaaaaggtTGTGCGAAATCTTAAACCACAATTATGGTGTATGTGTTACAGAGGAAGGATTGTCTAATCGTGGATTTGAGGTCACAAGGCTAAATACATATACAACGGTAAAGTATTTAGTATTGCTGGTTTGGTTGTGGGTTTCTTGTATAATGAACATAATGCCACATTTGATTTGCTCTATATGCATACATTGAAACTTTTATTGACATATTGcttactaaaaacaaaaagagagaactTTTCTTGACATATAATATGAATCATAAGATTACTGACATGTCTTATCATGAGCTTAATGCTGTTAAATTCCTATTATGGACTGTCCCttgatcaatttttaatttttatgtgatTCTTAGAATGTATGTTCACTGCAAATTCTAATCTGCCAAATTTGCTTCCAAGGATTTTTCATTGTGGGGCCTATATATTTTGTCGATTTTCTGACATGCACCTGTCACATTGAACTTTGCTAATTGTTCATTTTTGCTTCTGATGTCTGCTCATCCATCTCTGTGggatttttttatggataatcATTCATTGTGACGTTCTTTTAGATTCAACGTTTAATTTGATCACATGCCTATTGTTCACACCTCACCATCACAAAGAGTTGGAAGGTTCCCCTCTTTCTAGGGATTCTGTTGACAGGCCTGAATTTATGAGTTCTGAGCTGGTTAAATAAAATTAGGCTATAAATATTTCGCTCCTTTTCCCTGTGGAAACTTCACAATTGTTGCGAATTCCTTTATTTACAATGACATCATGTTTACCAGCTGTGGTTCTCTTCTTGTGGTTTTTTGGGAAGTCATAGATCCCTTGAATCAATGGATTTTAGTGCCCTATAATTTAAAGAGTTATTAACATTTCTCCCAACTCAAGAGTGACAATGTTGCagtaaaaatgaattaattggttgTCTGTGGTCAATCTTGATGCTAGAATCTTCAAAGAAGTGGGTGTTTCTCCGGCCTCTAAAATAACTGCCTTATTCTTTTCTTGTGATATGTGGAAGAGTAATCTATTATAAGTTGCAGTTTATGTACATGGGTACTAATTCAAGTTGTTGTTTtatacttatccaaaaaaaaaaaaaaattcaagttggTGATTTATAATAAGCCAATTGTGTTAATTGTGTAAATAAGCCCCTGATTTGAAATGATTTCTTCCAGGTACCAGTCCACGATGTTGACCCAATGCTTTTACAGCAGGCACTTTCTACTCCTGTTGTTGCAGCTGCCTCACCTTCTGCAGTTCGGTGTGTAATtggtgcttttatttttatgcaacaTTTAGTTAGTGCCCAGAGTTACAGAGTGGAGTGACATGTACTTGACCATTTCATATACTGCCTATACGCAGTTTAAGTCAACCTTATGGTACACCCCTTATGATGAGGGCAATAAAGCACCtatatttctttttgttctttgggCTACCTAGATTGACCAGGGGGTTTTTGATAAGGAAGTTTTAGTCATGTACTTAGTTCATAATTCTCCATTGCAACAGTGCCTGGATCAAACTTATTTCAGATGCAAAGTGGTGGAACAACTCGGTTGCCTGTATTGGTGAGACGACTGCTTTGGCTGCGAAAAGATTAGGACTGCAAAATGTGTACTACCCAGCACAACCTGGTGTTGAAGGGTATGTTCACTTTccttacatatttttttttggagattttaCCTTATGCCAGTGTCTCTCTGATATAAGTTATTGATTACAAACCTTTTGTGCTATGGTTGTTACTGAATGCAATTGACTTATTAAAAATTGGAGAAAATAGGTTTCCCATATTTTACTAAttacaaacctttttttttctttcatatgaTGTTTCTTAATTGGAACTATTGAGATACAAGTATGTCTATCATAAGGTTTACACTGCTGATTGTGGCTAAATCTTTTGTTCaaatttggtttttgaattCATGTTTTCTTTGCATTACAGTAATCATAAGGATGTGGAAAATTTATGCCACTGATCTAAAATTTACTAACTACTGTTTCCTTTAATTGTAATTGGGCTGTTAACTCCACATTTCTTTTTAGCCCAGtataatcaaataataattattcataaaatattgaaaatgaatttaATGTAATATGTGATGAATTACGATAAGATATAAAGTGGCTTGTGCAAGAAAACTAGCTTTGAATTGTTGAGGATGGTAGTCACAGATGTTTTGGTTTCTGTTAAATGAAAGGgacttgcaatttaaaatttttaaccaTTTCCAGGAGATCACACATTCTGTTGTTTGATGCGGTTTCAAACCGTACAACTTTTTTTAAACTTCACTTTTTTCTAagtacatgtaaaaaaaaaaccccattttcaaaaactgaaaaatatgaCCAAACGGGCCCTGATAGTAGTTTCTTCCAATTTTGAAATACAACCTAGGAAGTTATTACATGTAAAAACTATGGTAAATCCTAGGAAGCATGGATACTCAATTTTTTCTTAGGTACCCGTATCTGAAATGTATTGTACCAAATTCCTCTAGGATACCTCTGCACACGTGTCCTAgccttttatttttggaaaaaaaaaagtgacgaTGCGTCTAGGATATGCCCATGATACTGCTTGGATGCAGCTGCAACCCAACCCCCTGAGATAGCCCTAACTTGtaaggatttttatttatattttctatatattggtTTTAACGCGGAACACTTATCTATTTACTCTCTTGGATCTTGGTTTGTATTCTAAAAATCATTGAATGGCCATGGATTCACTTTATTTTCCATTATTGcttttaaattgatatatacttaattatatatgaaaaatgaagcttaacaatatataaaaagtataaataaaaatatatttaataagtgATTAATACATGTAACCCTGCCGTATTGTATTGTATCataattttccaagaattttCGTATAGTTATATCCAATATTGTACCGTATCCGTACCTGTGCTTTAAGGGTAAATCATGAGATCAAACTTGATGTAGTTGGCTCGTTTACTTAAAGTATTTGATAAATAGATTTGTGTAAACATAAgctgtagggttttttttttttgggaaggggGTGTTAAGTTAGGAATGTGTAATGGTTCTTGAACCAATGGTCTCATCCTCCACGTCTTTACAAGGGGAGAAGGTGCcctttgagctagagctcatttgAGACTTCAACTGAGTTTTGTGCAGTTCATAAGTTGGTTGTTTGAGTTCACTGTCAATTTGTGGATTGTTCTAGTACATCAATCAGACTTGTCACCT
This genomic stretch from Castanea sativa cultivar Marrone di Chiusa Pesio chromosome 1, ASM4071231v1 harbors:
- the LOC142632538 gene encoding uroporphyrinogen-III synthase, chloroplastic isoform X1, with protein sequence MAHQVSLSSLSLSLSPPSSTSSSSSASHCSQRRRIFLSTLRFEAASSSSASTPNSKAKVVVTRERGKNGKLIKALAKHGINCLELPLIQHTQGPDLDRLSSVLNADTTFDWIVITSPEAGSVFLEAWKAAGTPNVKVGVVGAGTASVFEEVMQSSKQSLSVAFAPSRATGKVLASELPKNGQKCRVLYPASAKASSEIEEGLSNRGFEVTRLNTYTTVPVHDVDPMLLQQALSTPVVAAASPSAVRAWIKLISDAKWWNNSVACIGETTALAAKRLGLQNVYYPAQPGVEGWVGSILEALEAHDHF
- the LOC142632538 gene encoding uroporphyrinogen-III synthase, chloroplastic isoform X2 encodes the protein MAHQVSLSSLSLSLSPPSSTSSSSSASHCSQRRRIFLSTLRFEAASSSSASTPNSKAKVVVTRERGKNGKLIKALAKHGINCLELPLIQHTQGPDLDRLSSVLNDTTFDWIVITSPEAGSVFLEAWKAAGTPNVKVGVVGAGTASVFEEVMQSSKQSLSVAFAPSRATGKVLASELPKNGQKCRVLYPASAKASSEIEEGLSNRGFEVTRLNTYTTVPVHDVDPMLLQQALSTPVVAAASPSAVRAWIKLISDAKWWNNSVACIGETTALAAKRLGLQNVYYPAQPGVEGWVGSILEALEAHDHF